The Arthrobacter russicus genome has a segment encoding these proteins:
- a CDS encoding PhoH family protein, with product MAAGRSYVLDTSVLLSDPRAIMRFAEHEVILPIVVISELEGKRHDPELGYFARKALRLLDDLRVEHSGLNKSIPLGEEGGSLRVELNHISTEVLPAGFRSGDNDARILAVAKNLSNEGHDVTVVSKDLPMRVKASAMGLQADEYRNELVKDSGWTGVAEVDVLDDEISALYGHEPVFVPAAAEMPSNTGLILLSNRGSALGRVGADKQVRLVRGDRDVFGLHGRSAEQRLAIDLLMDPEVGIVSLGGRAGTGKSALALCAGLEAVLERREHRKVVVFRPLFAVGGQELGYLPGSEQEKMGPWAQAVFDTLGALVSQEVVEEVMDRGMLEVLPLTHIRGRSLHDAFVIVDEAQSLEKNVLLTVMSRIGQNSKIVLTHDVAQRDNLRVGRHDGIAAVVETLKGHPLFGHITLTRSERSPIAALVTELLEGAEI from the coding sequence ATCGCTGCCGGCCGTTCCTATGTGCTGGACACCTCGGTGCTGCTTTCCGATCCGCGCGCGATCATGCGGTTCGCCGAGCACGAAGTGATTTTGCCGATCGTGGTGATCAGTGAGCTGGAGGGCAAGCGGCACGACCCGGAGTTGGGCTACTTCGCCCGAAAAGCGCTGCGTCTGCTCGATGACCTTCGGGTTGAGCACAGCGGCTTGAACAAGTCGATCCCACTCGGGGAAGAGGGCGGATCGCTGCGGGTCGAGCTGAACCACATTTCCACCGAGGTGCTGCCTGCCGGGTTCCGCAGCGGCGACAACGACGCCCGGATCCTCGCGGTGGCGAAGAACCTTTCGAATGAGGGCCACGACGTCACGGTGGTGTCCAAAGACCTGCCGATGCGGGTGAAGGCCTCGGCGATGGGCCTGCAGGCCGACGAGTACCGGAACGAACTGGTCAAGGATTCCGGCTGGACTGGCGTTGCCGAAGTGGATGTGCTGGACGACGAGATCTCCGCGCTCTACGGGCATGAGCCGGTCTTCGTGCCGGCGGCGGCCGAGATGCCCAGCAACACCGGACTGATCCTGCTCTCCAACCGGGGTTCGGCGCTGGGCCGGGTGGGCGCGGACAAGCAAGTGCGGCTGGTCCGGGGCGACCGCGACGTCTTCGGCCTGCACGGGCGTTCCGCGGAGCAGCGGCTGGCCATCGACCTGTTGATGGATCCTGAGGTCGGCATCGTTTCGCTGGGCGGCCGGGCCGGCACCGGCAAGTCCGCACTGGCGCTCTGCGCCGGCCTGGAAGCGGTGTTGGAGCGCCGGGAGCACCGCAAAGTAGTGGTCTTCCGCCCGTTGTTCGCGGTCGGCGGCCAGGAACTCGGCTATCTGCCCGGCAGCGAGCAGGAGAAGATGGGTCCCTGGGCCCAAGCGGTCTTCGATACGCTGGGCGCCCTGGTCTCCCAAGAAGTGGTCGAGGAAGTGATGGACCGGGGCATGCTCGAGGTGCTGCCGTTGACGCACATCCGCGGCCGCTCGCTGCACGACGCTTTCGTGATCGTCGACGAAGCGCAGTCGCTGGAGAAGAACGTGCTGCTGACCGTGATGAGCCGGATCGGCCAGAACTCGAAGATCGTGCTGACCCACGACGTGGCGCAGCGGGACAATCTCCGGGTGGGCCGGCACGACGGCATCGCGGCGGTGGTGGAGACCCTGAAGGGGCATCCGCTCTTCGGGCACATCACGCTGACCCGCTCCGAGCGTTCACCGATCGCGGCACTGGTGACTGAACTGCTCGAGGGCGCCGAGATCTGA
- the uppS gene encoding polyprenyl diphosphate synthase — translation MKLPQLLYDYYERRLVKSLKGQKIPAHVAIVVDGNRRWAKQFNASSGHGHQAGVEKIHEFLGWCRDFGVKTVTIYMLSTENVNRSKAELDELLGIIARLMDHLDSDESISVSAMGAPELLPDYLAERLIRLTQHRPASEKLHINLAVGYGGRREIVDAVRGLLRDAVAEGKDIGVLAEELDAEDISSYLYTSGQPDPDLFIRTSGEQRLSGFLIWQSAYSEMYFCEVLWPAFRKVDFLRALRDYAGRHRRYGY, via the coding sequence GTGAAACTGCCGCAGTTGCTCTACGACTACTACGAGCGCAGGCTGGTCAAATCCCTCAAAGGGCAGAAGATTCCCGCGCACGTGGCGATCGTGGTCGACGGCAATCGCCGTTGGGCGAAGCAATTCAATGCTTCCTCCGGCCACGGCCATCAGGCCGGGGTGGAAAAGATCCACGAGTTCCTGGGCTGGTGCCGGGACTTCGGCGTCAAAACCGTCACGATCTACATGCTTTCCACTGAAAACGTCAATCGCTCCAAGGCGGAACTCGACGAATTGCTCGGCATCATCGCCAGGCTGATGGACCATCTGGATTCGGACGAGTCGATCAGCGTCAGCGCGATGGGCGCTCCGGAGCTGTTGCCGGATTATCTGGCCGAGCGGCTGATCCGGTTGACCCAGCACCGGCCGGCCAGCGAGAAGCTGCACATCAACCTCGCGGTAGGCTACGGCGGCCGCCGGGAGATCGTGGACGCGGTCCGCGGTTTGCTGCGCGATGCGGTCGCCGAGGGCAAAGACATCGGGGTGCTGGCGGAAGAACTCGACGCCGAGGACATCTCCAGCTACCTGTACACCTCCGGCCAGCCCGATCCTGATTTGTTCATCCGGACCTCCGGTGAGCAACGGCTCTCCGGATTCCTGATCTGGCAGAGCGCTTACAGCGAAATGTATTTCTGCGAGGTGCTCTGGCCGGCGTTCCGCAAAGTCGACTTCCTGCGTGCCCTGCGCGATTACGCCGGGCGGCACCGCCGTTACGGCTACTGA
- the trhA gene encoding PAQR family membrane homeostasis protein TrhA, with protein sequence MESTASATLGGTGRHPAPAPPEVKPSWRGWIHLAATPLALAAGIVLICVAPTTTGKVTSAVYAFTGILLFGTSAVYHRGNWSPKVKAVLKRLDHTNIMLVIAGTYTPLSALLLPPEKAALLLWLIWCGALAGVAFRVLWVHAPRWLYVPIYVALGLASLFFIPDFFAASIPAAILICVGGAFYIAGAVFYGIKRPNFSKAHFGFHEFFHAFTVAGFACHFIAIMFAVYTR encoded by the coding sequence ATGGAAAGCACAGCCTCCGCAACTCTGGGCGGCACCGGCCGGCACCCCGCACCAGCACCGCCCGAGGTGAAGCCCAGCTGGCGCGGCTGGATCCATCTGGCCGCGACCCCGCTGGCCCTCGCCGCCGGGATCGTGCTGATCTGCGTGGCTCCGACCACTACCGGCAAGGTCACCTCAGCTGTATATGCCTTCACCGGAATACTCCTCTTCGGCACCAGCGCGGTGTACCACCGCGGCAATTGGTCGCCCAAGGTCAAGGCCGTGCTGAAGCGCCTGGACCACACCAACATCATGCTGGTGATCGCCGGTACCTACACGCCGCTTTCGGCGCTGCTGCTGCCCCCGGAAAAAGCCGCCCTGCTGCTTTGGCTGATCTGGTGCGGAGCGCTGGCCGGGGTGGCTTTCCGGGTGCTCTGGGTGCACGCGCCGCGTTGGCTCTACGTACCGATCTATGTCGCCCTGGGCCTCGCTTCGCTGTTCTTCATCCCGGACTTCTTCGCAGCAAGCATTCCGGCTGCGATCCTGATCTGCGTCGGCGGCGCTTTCTACATTGCCGGAGCGGTATTCTACGGAATCAAGCGGCCGAATTTCAGCAAGGCGCATTTCGGCTTCCACGAGTTCTTCCACGCATTCACCGTGGCCGGCTTCGCCTGCCATTTCATTGCGATCATGTTCGCGGTCTATACCCGCTGA
- a CDS encoding thioredoxin domain-containing protein: MTQIPAIMDPAGTNALAGQTSAYLRQHAAQPVHWQPFGEAAFAAAVRREQPVFLSIGYAACHWCHVMAHESFDDPELAEYLNANFIPVKVDREERPDVDAVYLSATQAISGQGGWPMTVFLTPQGQAFHAGTYFPPQPSEGRPSLRQVLAAVLEAWQDRRAEVYESADSLAQTLQGTPLAVRPVVSLPGAPDSRPELLDAALAGLAGQLDPVHGGFGKAPKFPPSPVLGFLIRHAATDRDAAGTARSMAAASLAGMADSALFDQLAGGFARYSVTADWSLPHYEKMLYDNAQLLRHYAAWLKLPEGADFEPQRARRVLRGVVDFLLDSLALPAGCFASSLDADSMLDGVLTEGAAYTWTAAELGAVLGEADGARYAGLMNVADEPVPLHPARAFGAADQGFVDSVRTALLESRNRRSQPELDDKAVAGWNGLAISGLLEAWSVLDDPRCLEAAERCGRALLASHWRDGRLSRVPGNGAIGLLEDHAWCAEAFFLLFSATADAAWYRHGEALLLAACEAFVSADGVVDAVPDSVELLRAQGGRQGADPLDNATPSGVAAFAESLLRYAALSGSTLHRGLAESILAGLAPVAVRYPRAAGAALAAIESVLSGPLEVAVVGPERESMLAVARRSPLPGLVIAASDGRASTALDSPVPLLQGRRADAGALAFVCRKMVCQRPTADLRQLEAQLSGYRPRT; the protein is encoded by the coding sequence ATGACCCAGATTCCGGCGATCATGGACCCCGCCGGCACTAACGCCCTCGCCGGGCAGACTTCGGCCTACCTCCGCCAGCATGCGGCGCAGCCGGTGCATTGGCAGCCGTTCGGCGAGGCCGCTTTCGCCGCGGCAGTGCGCCGGGAGCAGCCGGTTTTCCTCTCTATCGGCTATGCGGCCTGCCATTGGTGCCATGTGATGGCGCACGAATCTTTCGACGACCCGGAGCTGGCGGAGTATTTGAACGCCAATTTCATCCCGGTCAAGGTCGACCGCGAGGAGCGCCCCGACGTCGACGCGGTCTACCTGTCGGCAACCCAGGCGATCAGCGGTCAGGGCGGCTGGCCGATGACGGTGTTCCTGACTCCGCAAGGGCAGGCGTTCCATGCCGGGACGTATTTCCCGCCGCAGCCGAGCGAGGGCCGGCCCTCGCTGCGCCAAGTATTGGCCGCGGTGCTCGAAGCCTGGCAGGACCGCCGGGCGGAAGTCTACGAATCTGCGGACAGCTTGGCGCAGACCCTGCAGGGCACGCCTTTGGCCGTGCGCCCGGTGGTTTCGCTGCCCGGCGCGCCGGATTCCCGCCCGGAGCTGCTCGATGCCGCGCTGGCCGGGCTGGCGGGCCAACTGGATCCGGTGCACGGCGGCTTCGGCAAGGCGCCGAAGTTCCCGCCGTCGCCGGTTCTGGGTTTTCTGATCCGGCACGCCGCAACCGACCGGGACGCGGCCGGGACCGCCCGTTCGATGGCCGCGGCGAGCTTGGCCGGAATGGCCGATTCGGCGCTCTTCGATCAGTTGGCCGGCGGCTTCGCCAGGTATTCGGTGACCGCAGACTGGTCGCTGCCGCACTACGAGAAAATGCTTTACGACAATGCGCAACTGCTGCGGCACTATGCCGCTTGGCTGAAGTTGCCGGAGGGCGCCGACTTCGAGCCGCAGCGGGCGCGCCGGGTGCTGCGCGGCGTCGTCGATTTCCTGCTGGATTCATTGGCGTTGCCGGCGGGCTGCTTCGCCTCCTCGCTGGACGCTGATTCGATGCTCGACGGCGTGCTCACCGAGGGCGCCGCTTACACCTGGACCGCGGCGGAGCTCGGTGCGGTGCTGGGCGAAGCCGACGGTGCGCGGTACGCCGGGTTGATGAACGTCGCCGACGAACCCGTGCCGCTGCACCCGGCCCGGGCGTTCGGCGCCGCCGACCAGGGCTTCGTCGATTCGGTCCGGACCGCACTGCTGGAATCCCGGAACCGGCGCAGCCAGCCGGAGCTGGACGACAAGGCGGTGGCCGGTTGGAACGGACTCGCGATCAGCGGCCTGCTCGAAGCCTGGTCGGTGCTGGACGACCCGCGCTGCCTCGAAGCGGCAGAACGCTGCGGACGCGCGTTGCTGGCTTCGCATTGGCGCGACGGCCGGTTGTCCCGGGTCCCGGGCAACGGCGCGATCGGCCTGCTCGAAGACCACGCCTGGTGCGCGGAAGCGTTTTTCCTGCTGTTTTCGGCGACGGCCGATGCCGCCTGGTACCGCCACGGAGAAGCCCTGCTGCTGGCCGCTTGCGAGGCCTTCGTCAGTGCCGACGGAGTGGTCGACGCGGTGCCGGATTCCGTGGAACTGCTTCGCGCCCAGGGCGGCCGGCAAGGCGCCGATCCGCTGGACAATGCCACCCCCAGCGGAGTTGCCGCCTTTGCCGAGAGCCTGCTCCGCTACGCCGCCTTGAGCGGCTCAACCTTGCACCGGGGGCTGGCGGAATCGATTCTGGCCGGCTTGGCGCCGGTGGCGGTGCGGTACCCGAGAGCGGCCGGAGCTGCCTTGGCCGCGATTGAGTCGGTGCTTTCCGGCCCGTTGGAAGTCGCCGTCGTCGGCCCGGAGCGTGAGTCCATGCTCGCGGTGGCCAGGCGGAGCCCGCTGCCCGGCCTGGTGATCGCCGCCTCGGACGGCAGGGCCAGCACTGCTCTGGACAGTCCCGTCCCGTTGTTGCAGGGCCGGCGTGCGGATGCCGGAGCTTTGGCGTTCGTCTGCCGGAAGATGGTCTGCCAGCGCCCGACCGCGGATCTGCGGCAGCTCGAGGCACAGCTCAGCGGGTATAGACCGCGAACATGA